Proteins found in one Pectobacterium atrosepticum genomic segment:
- a CDS encoding CoA ester lyase, which produces MEHAKTYLFVPGNAPHRFEHAIRCGADAVIFDLEDAVHPDEKNQARENIIQWYENDTPVSEVNCKKYIRLNKLGSSEFNQDVELLNRLSNKARLRNKTAARHKIATQEIVLPKIESAAMLNEAREMINRNRLENVNIIAIIETARGLHNAEEICAAGVERVAFGSLDFSLDIHCDQSLHALLYARSRIVLASRLADLPPPIDCVNPDFTHHDRVLADALHARSLGFSAKLCIHPSQIEVVQQAFTADRSKIDWAKQVLKAAEHSYAFQINGEMVDLPVIEQARQLLRAQNSDG; this is translated from the coding sequence ATGGAACACGCTAAGACCTACCTCTTCGTGCCTGGAAATGCGCCTCATCGCTTTGAACATGCCATCCGCTGTGGAGCCGATGCTGTGATATTTGATCTGGAAGATGCTGTTCATCCTGATGAAAAAAACCAGGCCAGAGAAAATATTATCCAGTGGTATGAAAACGATACTCCCGTCTCTGAAGTAAATTGCAAAAAATATATACGTTTAAATAAACTTGGATCATCGGAATTCAATCAAGATGTCGAGCTTCTAAATAGACTGAGTAACAAAGCGAGATTAAGAAATAAAACCGCAGCCAGACATAAAATAGCCACACAGGAAATTGTCTTACCCAAAATAGAGTCAGCAGCAATGCTGAATGAAGCACGGGAAATGATAAATCGTAATAGATTGGAAAACGTGAATATTATTGCGATTATTGAGACTGCTCGGGGATTACATAATGCGGAAGAAATTTGTGCCGCAGGTGTAGAAAGAGTGGCATTTGGTTCATTGGATTTCTCACTCGATATCCATTGCGATCAATCCCTGCATGCATTGCTGTATGCCAGAAGCCGTATTGTACTGGCGTCCAGACTGGCCGATTTACCGCCGCCAATAGATTGCGTTAACCCCGATTTCACACATCATGACCGAGTGCTAGCTGACGCACTACATGCACGCTCGCTCGGCTTCTCGGCCAAACTCTGTATCCATCCCTCGCAGATCGAGGTCGTTCAGCAGGCTTTCACGGCAGATCGTAGCAAAATAGACTGGGCAAAACAGGTTTTGAAAGCGGCCGAACACAGCTACGCTTTCCAGATAAACGGCGAGATGGTGGACTTACCTGTCATTGAGCAGGCCAGACAGCTCTTACGAGCACAAAATTCGGATGGCTAA
- the greB gene encoding transcription elongation factor GreB gives MKTNLITREGYDKLRAEHEHLWNIKRPEITKIVSWAASLGDRSENADYTYNKRLLRQIDRRVRYLRKCLAELKIVDYSPQQDGSVFFGAWIEIENEQGDVKRLRIVGPDEIYGDSKDYISIDSPMARAMLKKAVDEEFTVNTPDGPREWFINAIDYVKS, from the coding sequence TTGAAAACCAATCTGATTACCCGTGAGGGGTATGACAAACTGCGGGCAGAACATGAGCATCTCTGGAATATAAAGCGCCCGGAAATTACCAAAATTGTTTCCTGGGCTGCCAGCCTAGGGGATCGCTCAGAAAATGCGGACTACACCTACAATAAGCGTTTATTACGTCAGATCGATCGCCGTGTGCGCTATCTGAGAAAGTGTCTGGCGGAATTGAAAATTGTTGATTATTCACCGCAGCAGGATGGCAGCGTATTTTTTGGTGCCTGGATAGAGATCGAAAATGAGCAAGGTGATGTGAAGCGCTTGCGGATTGTCGGTCCTGACGAGATCTACGGTGACAGTAAAGACTATATTTCGATCGATTCCCCGATGGCACGCGCGATGCTGAAAAAAGCAGTCGATGAGGAGTTCACCGTGAACACGCCAGACGGCCCGCGCGAGTGGTTCATCAACGCGATTGATTACGTTAAATCATGA
- a CDS encoding lysophospholipid acyltransferase family protein, which translates to MFSLDAILQDLVPHRHTPPWQKTVLRSLLFENEMQQFARRYPHLKGLDLVEQILDYFNFNCEMVEGDLENIPSQGPVVLVANHPIGSLDGLALLRTVASVRPDVRIVASQLLSYVAPLKNLFFSVDNFNNRTKRQQISAIQQHLEGDGAIIVFPAGEVSRVSLQGIRDGHWHNGFIRMASKARAPVVPIHIGGRNSTLFYLSSMVYRPLSTLLLVREMFGQRGQTLKLRIGARIPYASWSQGEWNANDLAARFRRHVYRLGQGKPGCFAGEKPIALAEDRVLLKRALSACETLGTTPDGKVVYLYRRGEEDYVPLLRELGRLREIAFRAVGEGSGQRRDLDSYDDDYLHLILWDDRELEIVGAYRFVSTANLIAKKGKNGLYSHSLFQYGDEMDPILASGIELGRSFIQPKYWGKRGLDYLWLGIGAYLARYPEHRYLFGPVSLSGTLPPHARDLLVAFYRLHFTPEQPLATSRRPYPASLPDVLKQFEGTDYQQDLTRLKSMLSNMGCAIPTLYKQYSELCEPGGVRFIDFGIDPDFNNCIDGLVLVDLQQLKTSRYQRYIAPFVGDKAS; encoded by the coding sequence ATGTTTAGCTTAGACGCCATTCTGCAAGATCTTGTCCCGCATCGCCATACGCCACCCTGGCAGAAAACAGTTTTGCGTTCTCTGCTATTTGAAAATGAAATGCAGCAATTTGCGCGGCGTTACCCGCACCTGAAAGGATTGGACCTGGTCGAACAGATTCTTGATTACTTCAACTTCAATTGTGAAATGGTCGAGGGGGATTTAGAAAATATCCCCAGCCAAGGGCCGGTGGTACTGGTTGCCAACCACCCAATTGGCTCGCTGGACGGTCTGGCGCTATTACGTACCGTCGCCAGTGTCAGGCCAGATGTCCGTATCGTCGCCAGCCAGCTCCTCTCTTATGTCGCCCCGCTCAAAAATCTGTTTTTTTCCGTCGATAACTTCAATAACCGCACCAAACGCCAGCAAATCAGCGCCATCCAGCAACATCTGGAAGGCGACGGCGCGATCATCGTATTTCCAGCAGGCGAGGTTTCGCGCGTGAGCCTGCAAGGTATTCGTGATGGTCATTGGCACAACGGATTTATCCGCATGGCAAGCAAAGCGCGTGCGCCCGTAGTGCCCATCCATATCGGCGGACGCAATAGTACGCTGTTCTATCTCTCCTCCATGGTTTATCGCCCGCTGTCCACCCTCCTTCTGGTGAGAGAAATGTTCGGCCAGCGTGGGCAAACGCTCAAGCTGCGTATCGGTGCCAGAATTCCTTATGCATCCTGGAGCCAGGGTGAATGGAATGCTAACGATCTGGCGGCCCGCTTCCGGCGTCACGTTTATCGATTGGGACAAGGAAAGCCCGGCTGCTTTGCCGGTGAAAAACCCATTGCGTTGGCCGAAGACCGCGTGCTGCTGAAACGTGCGCTGTCAGCGTGTGAAACGCTGGGTACCACGCCGGATGGCAAAGTGGTCTATCTGTACCGTCGCGGTGAAGAAGATTACGTGCCGCTGTTGCGTGAACTCGGACGCCTGCGAGAAATCGCTTTCCGGGCGGTGGGCGAAGGCTCTGGTCAGCGCCGCGATCTGGATAGCTACGATGATGACTACCTGCATCTGATCCTGTGGGACGATCGCGAGCTGGAGATTGTCGGTGCCTATCGCTTTGTCTCAACGGCAAATCTGATCGCCAAAAAAGGCAAGAACGGTCTCTACAGCCATAGTCTGTTCCAGTACGGCGACGAAATGGATCCGATCCTGGCGTCAGGCATTGAGCTAGGCCGCAGCTTTATTCAACCCAAATACTGGGGTAAGCGCGGGCTGGATTACCTCTGGTTGGGCATTGGTGCCTATCTGGCGCGTTATCCAGAACACCGCTATCTGTTCGGCCCCGTATCGCTTTCCGGCACGTTGCCACCGCATGCACGCGATTTGCTGGTCGCCTTTTATCGCCTGCACTTCACGCCTGAGCAGCCGCTGGCAACGTCGCGCCGCCCTTATCCGGCATCGCTGCCTGACGTGCTGAAACAGTTTGAAGGAACGGACTACCAGCAGGACCTCACTCGGTTGAAAAGCATGCTCAGCAATATGGGGTGCGCTATCCCGACGCTCTACAAGCAGTATTCGGAGCTGTGTGAACCCGGAGGCGTGCGATTTATCGATTTTGGTATCGATCCCGATTTCAATAACTGCATCGACGGTCTGGTACTTGTCGACCTGCAACAGCTGAAAACATCACGCTATCAGCGCTATATCGCGCCTTTTGTCGGCGATAAAGCCTCTTGA
- a CDS encoding methyl-accepting chemotaxis protein, translating into MNMLNRIKLGKMLGMGFSLVIIISLMVAFFGRLQLVGLGNDIDRLSGTTLANMLLIQDVKAGFDANARLIRNIAISTDPAQIKQEKQFVDEQIARNTANLKKLGQQLDTEGTSALLKQFQDTRPPYLTAFLKAMELVQSTDPQLRLQGNAIILNEMQPAQNALFKVLDAMMASQQQDTNEIVSHAQHGAQSGSVIMLVLSLAATAMAAVVAWLITRTLKNQLGGEPLYATHIARLVADGDLAVDIDIKPNDHSSLLATMHHMNNNLGDIVEQVRQSSEAIASGSSQIEAGSENLSQRTEEQAASLQQTAASMEQMSQAIRQNADTVRNATRLASQTSETATKGGEALGDMVITMKEISTSSHKIRDIISVIDGIAFQTNILALNAAVEAARAGEQGRGFAVVAGEVRSLAQRSASAAKEIAVLINTSVEKVEAGNRLVEDTGSTIDELVRQARSVADLISEIGTTTQEQESGISQIHDAVNQLDQVTQQNATLVEESANAATSLREQSSHLVTLMNHFHLRGTPAARPAPMAKKAQTARLALAPVGNTQDNWEKF; encoded by the coding sequence ATGAATATGCTGAACAGAATCAAACTCGGCAAGATGCTGGGTATGGGATTTTCTCTGGTTATCATCATCAGTCTGATGGTGGCATTCTTCGGACGGCTCCAACTGGTTGGGCTGGGTAACGACATCGACCGGCTTTCCGGCACTACGTTAGCCAATATGTTATTGATTCAGGATGTTAAAGCCGGTTTTGACGCTAATGCCCGCCTGATCCGCAACATTGCGATCAGCACCGACCCTGCGCAAATCAAGCAGGAAAAGCAGTTCGTCGATGAGCAAATCGCTCGCAATACCGCCAACCTGAAAAAACTGGGGCAACAGCTGGATACCGAAGGAACCAGCGCGCTGTTGAAACAGTTTCAAGACACCCGCCCGCCGTACCTTACCGCCTTTTTGAAAGCCATGGAGCTGGTGCAATCCACCGATCCACAACTGCGTCTGCAGGGTAACGCCATTATTCTTAATGAGATGCAACCTGCGCAAAACGCACTGTTCAAAGTGCTGGACGCGATGATGGCCTCGCAACAGCAGGATACTAACGAGATTGTCAGCCACGCACAGCATGGCGCGCAATCCGGCAGCGTCATCATGCTGGTTCTCTCCCTTGCCGCCACCGCGATGGCCGCCGTCGTGGCATGGCTGATTACCCGCACGTTGAAAAATCAACTGGGTGGTGAACCACTTTATGCGACCCACATTGCCCGGCTGGTGGCCGATGGCGATCTGGCTGTCGACATCGACATCAAGCCAAACGACCACAGCAGTCTGTTAGCCACCATGCATCACATGAATAATAACCTGGGCGATATCGTCGAGCAGGTACGGCAGAGCAGCGAAGCTATTGCTTCAGGCTCTAGCCAAATCGAGGCAGGCAGCGAAAATCTCAGCCAACGCACGGAAGAGCAAGCCGCCAGCTTGCAGCAAACCGCCGCGTCTATGGAGCAGATGAGTCAGGCAATTCGTCAGAATGCAGATACGGTACGCAACGCCACCCGTCTCGCCAGCCAAACCAGCGAAACGGCAACGAAAGGCGGCGAGGCGCTCGGAGACATGGTCATTACGATGAAAGAGATCTCCACCAGTTCGCACAAAATCCGAGACATCATTAGCGTCATTGATGGCATCGCTTTTCAGACCAATATACTGGCGCTGAATGCGGCGGTCGAAGCCGCTCGCGCTGGCGAGCAGGGTCGCGGCTTCGCCGTGGTAGCAGGGGAAGTTCGTTCACTGGCACAGCGCTCCGCCTCCGCCGCCAAAGAGATCGCGGTCCTGATCAACACCAGCGTCGAGAAAGTAGAAGCAGGGAATCGCCTGGTCGAAGACACTGGCAGCACCATTGATGAGCTGGTACGTCAGGCGCGCAGCGTGGCGGATTTAATCAGCGAGATTGGGACGACAACGCAGGAGCAGGAATCCGGCATTTCGCAAATTCATGATGCAGTGAACCAGCTTGATCAGGTCACCCAGCAGAACGCGACGCTAGTGGAAGAGTCCGCCAATGCGGCAACCAGCCTGCGCGAACAGTCATCCCATCTGGTAACACTGATGAACCATTTCCACCTGCGTGGCACGCCAGCAGCCCGCCCAGCGCCGATGGCGAAGAAAGCGCAAACGGCCCGCTTAGCGCTTGCTCCAGTCGGCAACACGCAGGATAACTGGGAAAAATTCTAA
- a CDS encoding citrate synthase, whose protein sequence is MTVRTSTLTAEGQASIALEMRSGVLGKTAVDIRPLGEHGLCSYDPGFANTAGCESAITYIDAANSVLLHRGFPVEQLAEQCDFTEVCYILLHSDAPSPEAYAKFADNITRHTLVHEQITRMFSGFRRDSHPMALMCAVVGALAAFYHDVLDINNAEHRELAAVRLLSKMPTLAAMCYKYSVEQPSVYPRNSLSYTGNFLHMLFSIPAEKYEVNPVLERAMNRILILHADHGQCPSTMAVRASGSSGANPFACIAAGLASMWGPLHGGANEACMRMLEEIKTVDRVPEFVRRAKDRCDSFRLMGFGNSVYQHFDPRAAILRKTCYEVLNELGMEDSLLQVAMELEHIAMTDAYFLENKLYPSVDFYTSVILKAMGLPSSMFTVISTVGRTIGWIAHWDEMHKQQEISIYRPRQIYTGQPQRDYVSQKG, encoded by the coding sequence ATGACAGTCAGAACGTCCACGTTGACGGCAGAAGGGCAGGCGAGTATTGCGCTGGAAATGCGTTCCGGCGTACTGGGGAAAACGGCTGTGGATATTCGCCCACTCGGCGAACATGGGCTATGCAGCTATGACCCCGGTTTTGCTAACACGGCAGGGTGTGAGTCGGCGATTACCTACATTGATGCAGCGAATAGCGTGTTGCTGCATCGGGGCTTCCCTGTCGAACAGCTTGCCGAGCAGTGCGACTTTACTGAGGTTTGTTACATTCTGCTGCACAGCGACGCGCCTTCACCGGAGGCGTATGCGAAATTTGCTGACAACATTACCCGACATACGCTGGTTCATGAGCAGATTACCCGGATGTTCAGCGGCTTTCGTCGCGATTCCCACCCAATGGCGCTGATGTGCGCGGTGGTCGGGGCGCTGGCCGCGTTCTATCACGATGTCTTGGATATCAATAACGCGGAACACCGCGAGCTGGCGGCGGTACGGCTGCTGTCGAAAATGCCGACGCTGGCGGCGATGTGCTACAAATACTCCGTCGAACAGCCGTCTGTGTATCCCCGAAATTCTCTCTCCTATACCGGCAACTTCCTGCACATGCTGTTTTCGATTCCGGCAGAGAAGTATGAAGTTAATCCGGTGTTGGAACGGGCGATGAACCGCATCCTGATTCTGCATGCCGATCATGGTCAATGCCCGTCTACCATGGCGGTCAGAGCGTCTGGTTCTTCCGGCGCGAACCCGTTTGCCTGTATTGCGGCTGGGCTGGCGTCGATGTGGGGGCCGTTGCACGGTGGGGCGAATGAAGCCTGCATGCGCATGCTGGAAGAGATTAAAACGGTCGACCGCGTTCCTGAATTTGTACGGCGTGCGAAAGACCGCTGTGATTCATTCCGTCTGATGGGGTTTGGTAACTCTGTCTACCAGCATTTCGATCCACGCGCGGCGATTCTGCGTAAAACCTGTTACGAGGTGCTCAACGAATTAGGCATGGAGGACAGCCTGTTGCAAGTGGCGATGGAGCTGGAACATATCGCCATGACCGATGCCTATTTTCTGGAGAATAAACTCTATCCCAGTGTTGATTTCTATACCTCCGTCATTCTGAAAGCGATGGGGCTGCCGTCATCAATGTTTACCGTCATCTCTACCGTCGGTAGGACGATTGGCTGGATTGCGCATTGGGATGAAATGCACAAACAGCAGGAAATCAGCATCTATCGCCCACGGCAAATTTATACCGGGCAGCCGCAGCGGGACTATGTTTCTCAGAAGGGATAA
- a CDS encoding RNA-binding transcriptional accessory protein — MNDSLSQLIARELQARTEQVDAAVRLLDEGNTVPFISRYRKEVTGGLDDTQLRQLETRLGYLRELEDRRQTILKSIDEQGKLTAQLATAINGTLSKTELEDLYLPYKPKRRTRGQIAIEAGLEPLANGLWQDPSQEPELTAQAYVDAEKGVADVKAALDGARYILMERFAEDATLLAKVRHYLWKNAHLVSRVVEGKEEEGAKFRDYFDHHEPITLVPSHRALAMFRGRNEGVLQLVLNADPQHEEAPRESYCEQIIIDHLNLRLGNAAADSWRRAVISWTWRIKVLLHLETELMGSVREKAEDEAINVFARNMHDLLMAAPAGMRATMGLDPGLRTGVKVAVVDATGKLVATDTIYPHTGQAAKAAPIVAALCLKYQVELVAIGNGTASRETERFFLDTQKQFPDINAQKVIVSEAGASVYSASELAALEFPDLDVSLRGAVSIARRLQDPLAELVKIDPKSIGVGQYQHDVSQSQLAKKLDAVVEDCVNAVGVDLNTASVALLTRVAGLTRMMAQNIVTWRDENGRFHNREQLLKVSRLGPKAFEQCAGFLRINHGNNPLDASTVHPEAYPIVERILAATEQALQELMGNPTALRNLKPSDFTDERFGVPTVTDIIKELEKPGRDPRPEFKTASFADGVETLKDLLPGMVLEGAVTNVTNFGAFVDIGVHQDGLVHISSLADHFVDDPHKVVKAGDIVKVKVMEVDLQRKRIALTMRLDEQPGDTASRRGGGNTRADNTTSLRQPAGKSRPRPASAPTSGNSAMGDALAAALKKR; from the coding sequence ATGAATGATTCATTAAGCCAACTTATCGCCCGCGAATTGCAGGCGCGCACGGAGCAGGTAGACGCCGCTGTTCGCCTGCTGGACGAAGGAAATACCGTCCCTTTTATCTCCCGTTACCGTAAAGAAGTGACCGGCGGGCTGGATGACACCCAATTGCGCCAGCTCGAAACACGTCTCGGTTACCTGCGTGAGCTGGAAGATCGGCGCCAGACTATTCTGAAATCCATCGACGAGCAGGGGAAGTTAACCGCACAGCTCGCCACCGCGATTAACGGCACGCTGAGCAAAACCGAGCTGGAAGATCTCTACCTGCCGTATAAACCTAAGCGCCGGACTCGCGGACAAATCGCGATTGAAGCTGGTCTGGAACCGCTGGCTAACGGCTTGTGGCAAGACCCAAGTCAGGAGCCGGAGCTGACGGCACAGGCTTATGTCGATGCCGAGAAAGGCGTGGCAGACGTGAAGGCCGCGCTGGACGGCGCACGTTACATCCTGATGGAACGCTTTGCCGAAGACGCAACACTACTGGCAAAAGTGCGTCATTATCTGTGGAAAAACGCGCATCTGGTTTCCCGCGTCGTAGAAGGGAAAGAAGAAGAAGGTGCAAAGTTCCGCGACTATTTCGATCATCACGAACCGATTACTCTGGTCCCTTCACACCGCGCTCTGGCGATGTTCCGTGGACGCAATGAAGGCGTGCTGCAACTGGTATTGAATGCCGATCCGCAGCACGAAGAAGCACCGCGTGAGAGCTACTGCGAACAGATTATTATCGACCATCTGAATCTGCGGCTAGGCAATGCGGCAGCAGATAGCTGGCGACGCGCCGTCATTAGCTGGACGTGGCGCATCAAGGTGTTGCTGCACCTTGAAACCGAACTGATGGGCAGCGTGCGTGAAAAGGCCGAGGACGAAGCGATCAACGTCTTCGCCCGCAATATGCACGACCTGCTGATGGCCGCCCCTGCGGGCATGCGCGCCACCATGGGTCTCGATCCGGGTCTGCGTACAGGTGTAAAAGTCGCGGTGGTCGATGCCACCGGCAAGCTGGTCGCGACCGATACCATTTATCCGCATACCGGTCAGGCAGCGAAAGCCGCTCCGATTGTGGCCGCACTGTGCCTCAAATATCAGGTTGAGCTGGTGGCGATTGGCAACGGGACTGCCTCGCGTGAAACCGAGCGTTTCTTCCTCGACACACAGAAACAGTTCCCAGATATCAACGCGCAGAAAGTGATCGTCAGTGAAGCGGGCGCATCGGTGTACTCTGCATCGGAACTGGCGGCGCTGGAATTCCCCGATCTGGATGTGTCACTGCGCGGCGCGGTATCTATCGCCCGTCGTTTGCAGGATCCGCTGGCGGAATTGGTGAAGATCGATCCGAAGTCCATCGGTGTTGGCCAGTACCAGCATGACGTGAGCCAGAGCCAGCTCGCGAAGAAACTGGATGCGGTGGTCGAGGACTGCGTAAACGCCGTCGGCGTTGACCTGAATACCGCGTCCGTAGCGCTGTTAACACGTGTTGCAGGGCTGACGCGCATGATGGCGCAGAATATCGTGACCTGGCGCGATGAGAATGGTCGTTTCCACAACCGCGAACAACTTCTGAAAGTCAGCCGTCTGGGGCCAAAAGCCTTTGAACAGTGCGCGGGATTCCTGCGTATCAATCACGGCAATAACCCACTGGATGCCTCTACCGTTCACCCAGAAGCCTATCCGATTGTGGAACGTATTCTGGCCGCGACCGAACAGGCGTTGCAGGAGCTAATGGGGAATCCAACTGCGCTGCGTAACCTGAAGCCATCGGATTTCACCGATGAACGTTTCGGCGTGCCGACGGTGACTGACATCATCAAAGAGCTGGAAAAACCGGGTCGCGATCCGCGTCCTGAATTCAAAACGGCTAGCTTCGCCGATGGCGTAGAAACCTTAAAAGATCTGCTACCGGGCATGGTTCTGGAAGGTGCGGTCACCAACGTCACCAACTTTGGTGCGTTTGTGGATATCGGCGTCCATCAGGACGGCTTGGTTCACATTTCATCACTGGCCGATCATTTCGTCGACGATCCACATAAAGTGGTGAAAGCTGGCGACATCGTAAAAGTGAAAGTGATGGAAGTCGATTTGCAACGTAAGCGCATCGCGCTGACTATGCGGCTTGATGAACAGCCGGGCGACACCGCATCACGCCGTGGCGGTGGTAATACACGTGCGGATAACACGACTTCGCTGCGTCAGCCAGCCGGTAAATCACGCCCACGTCCGGCCAGCGCACCAACCTCAGGCAATAGCGCAATGGGCGATGCTCTGGCCGCCGCCCTTAAAAAACGTTAA
- a CDS encoding IclR family transcriptional regulator, translating into MNIFQQLEHSKAPAAVRLVMVIDYIAKRDEASFTEICTDLSIPKSSVHHLLEVLVVTQLLRQRADGRYVLGLRLFELGGLVIKNIDLRKDTINFMHELVKETELTCHLGIMDGDNGFFLSKVESPKAIVKTSWEGKKIVFNRMSLGKVLVAWLPQERIESLIADCSFEYLTPRTITNKDDFLQHLKTVKEQGWAIDDGEDIEEICCMAAPIFNQNGDVIAAIGVNGMQSQYANGKKEKHLASLIKTSKAITAHINSRNIDIR; encoded by the coding sequence ATGAATATATTCCAACAACTCGAACACAGTAAAGCGCCAGCAGCAGTCCGTTTAGTGATGGTTATTGACTACATCGCCAAACGTGACGAAGCCAGCTTCACTGAGATTTGTACTGATTTGTCTATACCCAAAAGCAGCGTGCATCATCTATTGGAAGTGCTGGTGGTAACGCAACTGTTACGCCAGCGCGCTGATGGGCGTTATGTTTTGGGGCTGAGACTGTTTGAGTTGGGTGGTCTGGTAATAAAGAATATTGATCTGCGTAAAGACACCATTAACTTTATGCACGAGCTGGTCAAAGAGACGGAGTTAACCTGCCATCTGGGTATTATGGACGGCGATAACGGTTTCTTTCTGAGTAAAGTAGAATCTCCCAAGGCCATCGTAAAAACATCCTGGGAAGGTAAGAAAATTGTATTTAACCGTATGTCTCTGGGAAAAGTGCTTGTGGCTTGGCTACCGCAGGAAAGAATTGAATCACTGATTGCTGATTGCAGCTTTGAGTATTTGACACCCCGGACGATTACCAACAAAGACGATTTTCTACAGCACCTGAAAACCGTCAAGGAACAGGGCTGGGCAATAGACGATGGCGAAGATATAGAAGAAATCTGCTGCATGGCCGCGCCGATTTTTAACCAGAATGGTGACGTCATTGCTGCTATCGGCGTTAACGGTATGCAATCGCAATATGCTAACGGAAAAAAAGAGAAGCATCTGGCAAGCCTGATTAAAACCAGCAAAGCTATCACAGCTCATATTAACAGTCGGAATATTGATATTAGATAA